Proteins from a single region of Amycolatopsis sp. CA-230715:
- a CDS encoding bifunctional phosphatase PAP2/diacylglycerol kinase family protein gives MLSHLKRPLRQVGETDRELVRRSAALPRTRADDLLTAVTRAANKGRLWWVVGAALASRKGATRRGALRGVAAIAGASAAANLVGKPLFPRRRPAAEEVPEHRRLTKRPTSSSFPSGHSASAAAFTTAVVMEAPKAGLAIAPLAAVVAYSRVHAGVHWPSDVGAGALIGVGAGLLTRHWWPLHPDVPAHTAHEAEAPLMVDGEDMLALVNPNSGVNGQDPTEDVRYAWPKATLLYPDDSLDIREQLEAEIDRAGGTIRALGVAGGDGTVAAVASVAAEQGLPLALIPAGTLNHFARDVGVRSMPDADEATETGSAVGIDLGEVEIDGTSGPDRRWFVNTASIGGYPEMVRVREKLQDRLPKWPAAAIALVRTLRRARPLQVELNGKRTAVWLIFVGNGTYAPKGLAPSRRPALDTGLLDVRYLRADLPYSRARFVLATLTNSLAASHVYREEDVPELDVRLLDGNRRVATDGEVGPLGNHFRFRSRPSALTIYRKR, from the coding sequence TGCCGCACTCCCCCGAACCAGGGCGGACGACCTGCTCACGGCGGTGACCAGGGCCGCGAACAAGGGCAGGCTGTGGTGGGTGGTCGGCGCCGCTCTCGCCAGCAGGAAAGGCGCGACACGCCGAGGGGCGTTACGCGGCGTAGCCGCCATCGCGGGCGCCAGCGCGGCGGCCAACCTCGTCGGCAAGCCGCTCTTCCCCCGGCGCAGGCCCGCCGCCGAGGAGGTCCCCGAGCACCGCCGGCTCACCAAGCGGCCCACCTCGTCGTCGTTCCCGTCCGGGCACTCCGCCTCGGCCGCCGCGTTCACCACGGCCGTCGTGATGGAGGCGCCGAAGGCCGGGCTCGCGATCGCCCCGCTGGCCGCCGTCGTCGCGTACTCGCGCGTGCACGCCGGCGTGCACTGGCCGAGCGACGTCGGCGCCGGTGCCCTGATCGGCGTCGGCGCCGGGCTCCTCACCCGGCACTGGTGGCCGCTGCACCCGGACGTGCCCGCGCACACCGCGCACGAAGCCGAAGCGCCGCTCATGGTCGACGGCGAGGACATGCTCGCCCTCGTCAACCCGAACTCCGGGGTGAACGGGCAGGACCCGACCGAGGACGTCCGCTACGCCTGGCCCAAGGCGACCCTGCTCTACCCCGACGACAGCCTCGACATCCGCGAACAGCTCGAAGCCGAGATCGACCGGGCGGGCGGCACGATCCGCGCGCTCGGCGTCGCGGGCGGGGACGGCACCGTCGCCGCGGTCGCCTCCGTCGCCGCCGAGCAGGGGCTCCCGCTCGCGCTCATCCCGGCGGGCACCCTCAACCACTTCGCGCGCGACGTCGGCGTCCGCTCCATGCCCGACGCCGACGAAGCCACCGAAACAGGCTCCGCGGTGGGGATCGACCTCGGCGAGGTCGAGATCGACGGGACCAGCGGCCCCGACCGCCGGTGGTTCGTCAACACCGCCAGCATCGGCGGCTACCCGGAAATGGTGCGGGTGCGGGAAAAACTGCAGGATCGGCTGCCGAAGTGGCCCGCGGCCGCGATCGCGCTCGTCCGCACGCTCCGTCGCGCACGACCGCTCCAGGTCGAGCTCAACGGCAAGCGGACCGCGGTGTGGCTGATCTTCGTCGGCAACGGCACCTACGCGCCGAAGGGCCTCGCGCCCAGCCGCCGCCCCGCGCTCGACACCGGTCTGCTCGACGTCCGCTACCTGCGCGCCGACCTGCCCTACTCGCGGGCCCGGTTCGTGCTGGCGACCTTGACCAACTCGCTTGCCGCGAGCCACGTCTACCGCGAGGAAGACGTCCCCGAACTCGACGTCCGCCTGCTCGACGGCAACCGCAGGGTGGCCACCGACGGCGAGGTCGGCCCGCTCGGGAACCACTTCCGGTTCCGCTCCCGGCCCAGCGCGCTGACGATCTACCGCAAGCGGTAG
- a CDS encoding alpha/beta hydrolase yields the protein MRARPVRATALVGVFALATACAASPPATAPPATRTPGRLETVTIPATASAFRARQAHVYLPPEAGDPGRHPVLVLLAGVPGATDDWFTHGGAAAFIDDFAAQHDGQAPVVVAPDDTGEDNQDLLCMDSPVAAVDSYLSRDVPAWLENQPWADQDTSRWAVGGLSYGGTCAYQLTVRHPALFPTFLDFSGESRPMLDTVENAVNTLFDGDSRAYAKQDPLAILSKSHRPGTAGMLVVGDDDEPYTDEQREVEKACRRAGVQITSAELPGGHDWEVWTAALREAAPFLGQRMKLDGTRS from the coding sequence ATGCGCGCTCGCCCCGTTCGTGCCACCGCCCTCGTCGGCGTCTTCGCACTGGCCACGGCGTGCGCGGCGTCGCCACCGGCAACGGCCCCGCCCGCGACACGGACACCGGGGCGGCTGGAAACCGTGACGATCCCCGCCACCGCTTCGGCCTTCCGCGCGCGGCAGGCACACGTCTACCTGCCGCCCGAGGCCGGGGATCCCGGCCGGCACCCGGTGCTGGTGCTGCTCGCGGGCGTCCCCGGCGCCACCGACGACTGGTTCACCCACGGCGGCGCGGCCGCGTTCATCGACGATTTCGCGGCCCAGCACGACGGGCAGGCCCCCGTCGTCGTCGCCCCCGACGACACCGGCGAAGACAACCAGGACCTGCTCTGCATGGACAGCCCCGTCGCCGCCGTCGACAGCTACCTGAGCCGGGACGTCCCCGCCTGGCTCGAAAACCAGCCGTGGGCGGACCAGGACACCAGCCGGTGGGCCGTCGGCGGGCTCTCCTACGGCGGCACCTGCGCCTACCAGCTCACCGTGCGCCACCCGGCGCTCTTCCCCACGTTCCTGGACTTCTCCGGCGAAAGCCGCCCGATGCTCGACACCGTCGAGAACGCCGTCAACACCCTCTTCGACGGCGATTCGCGCGCCTACGCGAAACAGGACCCGCTCGCGATCCTGTCGAAGTCCCACCGGCCCGGCACCGCGGGCATGCTGGTCGTCGGCGATGACGACGAGCCCTACACCGACGAACAGCGCGAGGTCGAGAAGGCCTGCCGCCGGGCAGGCGTCCAGATCACCTCCGCCGAGCTGCCCGGCGGCCACGACTGGGAAGTCTGGACCGCCGCGCTGCGCGAGGCCGCGCCGTTCCTCGGCCAGCGCATGAAACTCGACGGGACCCGCTCATGA
- a CDS encoding alpha/beta hydrolase translates to MSVLRGGGAAQAGDPTIPGEVSDHARQLGAFESPVIWITLLTAAIWLVALTATLWHRKRARTVSGSIALCCLLLAAVTGVNSYVGYVRTNDDLSRLLQRGVGAVQMLGRLLDDGQDAPDDASTRQVRPTGPVTGNGTQIDVVSLPDPAHAVPAGKNFVVLPPGYHDPANAGRRYPVVYLIHGYPFGGPEDWLTSGDAPATLRLLLRGHTVEPMILVSVDMTAGKPSQDWECLNVPGGPQLESYLSQTVVPAIDGRYRTIADRAHRALGGMSGGGFGAFNIGLHHVDQFGSLLIALPYDDPGDADALFRGDAAAQRANTPREYLPTMPLPQRPAVILTAGTGAPTDVATARRIAAALGERGIEAVVHTERGFNHTWHTARATLPYLLAFADQHFPR, encoded by the coding sequence ATGAGCGTTCTTCGCGGCGGAGGAGCCGCGCAAGCCGGTGACCCGACCATTCCCGGCGAGGTCTCCGACCACGCCAGGCAGCTCGGCGCGTTCGAGTCCCCGGTCATCTGGATCACGCTGCTCACCGCCGCCATCTGGCTCGTCGCGCTGACCGCGACGCTGTGGCACCGCAAGCGCGCCCGCACCGTCTCCGGCTCGATCGCGCTGTGCTGCCTGCTGCTCGCGGCCGTCACCGGGGTCAACAGCTACGTCGGCTACGTGCGCACCAACGACGACCTCAGCCGCCTGCTCCAACGCGGGGTCGGCGCCGTCCAGATGCTCGGCCGCCTGCTCGACGACGGCCAGGACGCACCGGACGACGCGAGCACCCGGCAGGTGCGCCCGACCGGACCGGTCACCGGCAATGGCACCCAGATCGACGTGGTCTCCCTCCCCGACCCGGCGCACGCCGTACCGGCTGGCAAGAACTTCGTCGTACTGCCACCGGGTTACCACGACCCCGCGAACGCGGGCAGGCGCTATCCCGTCGTCTACCTCATCCACGGCTACCCGTTCGGCGGACCGGAAGACTGGCTCACCTCCGGCGACGCGCCGGCCACCCTGCGGCTCCTGCTCCGCGGCCACACGGTGGAACCGATGATCCTGGTGAGCGTGGACATGACCGCGGGAAAACCCAGCCAGGACTGGGAATGCCTCAACGTCCCCGGCGGCCCGCAACTGGAAAGCTACCTCTCCCAGACCGTCGTGCCCGCGATCGACGGCCGCTACCGCACCATCGCCGACCGCGCCCACCGCGCGCTGGGCGGCATGTCCGGCGGCGGGTTCGGCGCGTTCAACATCGGCCTGCACCACGTCGACCAGTTCGGCTCGCTGCTGATCGCGCTCCCCTACGACGACCCCGGTGACGCCGACGCCCTCTTCCGCGGCGACGCCGCCGCACAACGAGCCAACACCCCGCGCGAATACCTCCCGACGATGCCGCTTCCGCAACGCCCCGCCGTCATCCTCACCGCGGGCACCGGCGCACCCACTGACGTCGCCACCGCGCGCCGGATCGCCGCCGCGCTCGGCGAACGCGGTATCGAGGCCGTGGTCCACACCGAACGCGGGTTCAACCACACCTGGCACACCGCCCGAGCCACGCTCCCCTACCTGCTCGCGTTCGCCGACCAGCACTTCCCGCGCTGA
- the prcA gene encoding proteasome subunit alpha, whose product MTMPLYASPEQVLRERSELARKGIARGRSVVVLKYANGVLFVAENPSTTLHKLSEIYDRIGFAAVGRYSEFENLRVAGIRHADLKGLQFDRRDVSARALANAYAATLGSIFTEQLKPFEVEVCVAEIGASSEEDQLFRLTYDGSIGDEPRFVVMGGHADTITTKLKESYEPGLELADAVKIAVEALRSPTAATGSGSAANGNGDSEPVKLEVAVLDRNRPRRAFKRIEGAALEAVLPAPDKGDGDATKDDAGSEDEKKDGDSEKE is encoded by the coding sequence GTGACCATGCCGCTGTACGCCTCACCGGAGCAGGTACTGCGCGAGCGTTCCGAGCTCGCCCGCAAGGGCATCGCGCGCGGCCGCAGTGTGGTGGTGCTGAAGTACGCCAACGGTGTGCTGTTCGTGGCCGAGAACCCGTCCACCACGTTGCACAAGCTGTCCGAGATCTACGACCGGATCGGGTTCGCCGCGGTGGGGCGGTACAGCGAGTTCGAGAACCTGCGGGTGGCGGGCATCCGGCACGCGGACCTGAAGGGCCTGCAGTTCGACCGCAGGGACGTCAGCGCGCGTGCGCTCGCGAACGCCTACGCGGCGACGCTGGGCAGCATCTTCACCGAGCAGCTCAAGCCGTTCGAGGTGGAGGTGTGCGTCGCGGAGATCGGGGCGTCCAGCGAGGAGGACCAGCTCTTCCGGCTGACCTACGACGGGTCGATCGGGGACGAGCCGCGGTTCGTCGTGATGGGCGGCCACGCGGACACGATCACCACGAAGCTGAAGGAAAGCTACGAGCCGGGGCTGGAGCTGGCGGACGCGGTGAAGATCGCGGTCGAAGCGCTGCGCTCGCCGACCGCGGCCACCGGGTCGGGATCGGCCGCGAACGGCAACGGGGACAGCGAGCCGGTGAAGCTCGAAGTGGCGGTGCTGGACCGGAACCGGCCCCGGCGCGCGTTCAAGCGGATCGAAGGCGCCGCGCTGGAGGCGGTGCTCCCCGCGCCGGACAAGGGCGACGGTGACGCCACGAAGGACGACGCCGGGTCCGAGGACGAGAAAAAGGACGGCGACTCCGAAAAGGAGTGA
- the prcB gene encoding proteasome subunit beta, with protein sequence MENTSGLSGAALPASYFSTATSSFTEFLKVQAPELLPSPERAARTPVSGLEVPHGTTIVAVTFDGGVLIAGDRRATTGNLIANRDMDKVHVTDEYSAVGIAGTAGLALDMVRLYAVELGHYEKLEGVPLSLDGKTNKLAAMVKSNLDAAMAGLAVVPLFVGYDTEAADPRRGGRIVSYDVAGGRYEEFGGYHAIGSGSMFAKSSLKKLYDADATAEAATRTAVEALYDAADDDTATGGPDLARRIFPTVITVTAEDGALALPAEQAEAVAEAVVSARAESARPR encoded by the coding sequence ATGGAGAACACCTCGGGGCTCTCGGGTGCCGCGCTGCCCGCGTCCTACTTTTCGACCGCGACCTCGTCGTTCACCGAGTTCCTGAAGGTGCAGGCGCCGGAGTTGCTGCCGTCGCCGGAGCGGGCGGCGCGGACCCCGGTGAGCGGGCTCGAGGTGCCGCACGGCACCACGATCGTCGCCGTCACCTTCGACGGCGGGGTGCTGATCGCGGGTGACCGCAGGGCCACCACCGGCAACCTGATCGCCAACCGCGACATGGACAAGGTGCACGTCACCGACGAGTACTCCGCGGTGGGCATCGCGGGCACCGCGGGGCTCGCGCTGGACATGGTGCGGCTCTACGCGGTCGAGCTGGGGCACTACGAGAAGCTCGAAGGCGTGCCGCTTTCGCTCGACGGCAAGACGAACAAGCTCGCCGCGATGGTGAAGTCGAACCTCGACGCCGCCATGGCGGGGCTCGCGGTGGTGCCGCTGTTCGTCGGGTACGACACCGAGGCCGCCGATCCCCGTCGCGGCGGGCGGATCGTGTCCTACGACGTGGCTGGCGGCCGGTACGAGGAGTTCGGCGGGTACCACGCGATCGGGTCCGGCTCGATGTTCGCGAAGTCGTCGCTGAAGAAGCTGTACGACGCGGACGCGACCGCCGAGGCAGCCACTCGCACGGCCGTGGAGGCGCTGTACGACGCGGCGGACGACGACACGGCGACCGGCGGGCCGGACCTGGCGCGCCGGATCTTCCCGACCGTCATCACGGTCACCGCGGAGGACGGCGCGCTCGCGCTGCCTGCCGAGCAGGCGGAGGCGGTGGCCGAGGCCGTGGTGAGCGCCCGTGCCGAGTCGGCGCGCCCGCGCTGA
- a CDS encoding ubiquitin-like protein Pup: MAQEKTEKHGGGDSDDEIEGGAPAGQERREKMGEDVDTILDEIDDVLEENAEDFVRAYVQKGGQ, translated from the coding sequence ATGGCGCAGGAGAAGACCGAAAAGCACGGCGGCGGCGACTCGGACGACGAGATCGAAGGCGGTGCTCCCGCCGGTCAGGAGCGCCGGGAGAAGATGGGCGAGGACGTCGACACGATCCTCGACGAGATCGACGACGTGCTGGAAGAGAACGCCGAGGACTTCGTGCGCGCCTACGTGCAGAAGGGCGGGCAGTAA
- the dop gene encoding depupylase/deamidase Dop gives MRRIMGTEVEYGIAVPGDATANPVLTSTQVVLAYAAAADIPRARRARWDYEVESPLRDARGFDLAGPGGPGHDPDVEDLGAANVILTNGARLYVDHAHPEYSAPEVTNARDAVIWDKAGERVMEEAALKAATVPGQPALQLYKNNVDGKGASYGTHENYLMARSTPFTAVIGGLTPFFVSRQVVTGSGRVGIGPQGEEAGFQLSQRSDYIEVEVGLETTLKRGIINTRDEPHADADKYRRLHVIIGDANLAEYSTYLKVGTTALVLDMIEDGVRFDDLKLDEPVRAVHQISHDPTLKAKVALVNGRKYTGLELQFAYHEMAAAHLERTGADEASKEVLRIWGETLDALNRDPAECADRLDWPAKLRLLEGYRARDQLAWGAPRLHLVDLQYSDVRLGKGLYNRLVTRGSMKRLVTEEEVQAAITTPPSDTRAYFRGRALEKYASSIAAASWDSVIFDVGRESLVRIPTLEPLRGTKAHVGKLLDNAATAEQLVEALTGSD, from the coding sequence ATGCGGCGGATCATGGGAACCGAAGTCGAATACGGCATCGCGGTGCCGGGCGACGCGACCGCGAACCCGGTGCTGACCTCGACGCAGGTCGTACTGGCGTACGCGGCCGCTGCCGACATCCCCCGGGCTCGGCGGGCCAGGTGGGACTACGAGGTGGAATCGCCGCTGCGGGACGCGCGCGGATTCGACCTGGCCGGCCCCGGCGGCCCCGGGCACGACCCCGATGTCGAAGATCTCGGCGCGGCGAACGTCATTCTGACCAACGGTGCCCGGCTCTACGTCGATCACGCGCATCCCGAGTACTCGGCGCCGGAGGTCACGAACGCGCGCGACGCGGTGATCTGGGACAAGGCGGGCGAGCGGGTGATGGAGGAGGCCGCGCTCAAGGCGGCCACCGTGCCAGGCCAGCCCGCGCTGCAGCTGTACAAGAACAACGTCGACGGCAAGGGCGCGAGCTACGGCACGCACGAGAACTACCTGATGGCGCGGTCGACGCCGTTCACCGCGGTGATCGGCGGGCTCACGCCGTTCTTCGTCTCGCGGCAGGTCGTCACCGGCTCCGGCCGGGTGGGGATCGGGCCGCAGGGCGAAGAGGCGGGCTTCCAGCTTTCCCAGCGGTCGGACTACATCGAGGTCGAGGTCGGCCTGGAGACGACGCTGAAGCGCGGGATCATCAACACCCGCGACGAGCCGCACGCGGACGCGGACAAGTACCGCAGGCTGCACGTGATCATCGGGGACGCGAACCTCGCGGAGTACTCGACCTACCTGAAGGTCGGCACGACCGCGCTGGTGCTCGACATGATCGAGGACGGCGTCCGGTTCGACGACCTCAAACTGGACGAGCCGGTACGCGCGGTGCACCAGATCAGCCACGACCCGACGCTGAAGGCGAAGGTCGCGCTGGTGAACGGGCGCAAGTACACGGGCCTGGAGCTGCAGTTCGCCTATCACGAGATGGCCGCGGCGCATCTGGAGCGCACGGGCGCGGACGAGGCGTCGAAGGAGGTTCTGCGGATCTGGGGCGAAACGCTCGACGCGTTGAACCGCGACCCCGCCGAGTGCGCGGACCGGTTGGACTGGCCCGCGAAACTGCGGCTGCTGGAGGGGTACCGCGCGCGGGACCAGCTGGCGTGGGGCGCGCCGCGGCTGCACCTGGTCGACCTGCAGTACTCCGATGTGCGGCTGGGCAAGGGCCTGTACAACCGGCTGGTCACCCGCGGCTCGATGAAGCGGCTGGTCACCGAGGAGGAGGTGCAGGCGGCGATCACCACCCCGCCGTCGGACACCCGCGCCTACTTCCGCGGCAGGGCGCTGGAAAAGTACGCGAGCTCGATCGCGGCCGCATCGTGGGATTCGGTGATCTTCGACGTCGGCAGGGAGTCGCTGGTGCGGATCCCGACACTGGAGCCGTTGCGGGGGACGAAGGCGCACGTCGGGAAGCTGCTCGACAACGCTGCCACCGCGGAGCAGCTCGTCGAGGCGCTCACCGGCTCGGATTAG
- a CDS encoding NUDIX domain-containing protein yields the protein MPAGDELVARYDEGGRVVGSTTRADVRARGLWHAAAVVLVRSGDGESVYVHLRAPDKDVFPGAYDCWAGGVVAAGEDPAECAARELAEELGIRGVALEPLFTHVFDEPPIRCHNFAYEVRWDGEITHQPEEIVSGGWMSLAELRDWAEDPSGPLVPDGRLGVLEWFRRYG from the coding sequence ATGCCCGCAGGTGACGAACTCGTGGCCCGCTACGACGAAGGCGGCCGCGTGGTCGGCAGCACCACCCGCGCCGACGTGCGGGCACGCGGCCTGTGGCACGCCGCCGCCGTGGTACTGGTCCGCTCCGGGGACGGCGAGTCCGTGTACGTGCACCTGCGCGCCCCGGACAAGGACGTGTTCCCCGGCGCGTACGACTGCTGGGCCGGTGGCGTGGTCGCCGCGGGCGAGGATCCCGCCGAGTGCGCCGCACGGGAGCTCGCCGAGGAGCTCGGAATCCGCGGCGTGGCGCTGGAACCGCTCTTCACGCACGTCTTCGACGAACCGCCGATCCGCTGCCACAACTTCGCCTACGAGGTCCGCTGGGACGGCGAAATCACCCACCAGCCGGAGGAAATCGTCTCCGGCGGCTGGATGTCGCTGGCCGAATTGCGGGACTGGGCGGAAGATCCGTCCGGGCCGCTCGTGCCCGACGGCAGGCTCGGCGTCCTCGAATGGTTCCGCCGCTACGGCTGA
- a CDS encoding aldo/keto reductase produces the protein MTSPRTRIDRTGLGLAALGRPAYINLGRDDALPAERSVPALRAATHEVLDDAYRAGVRKVDVARSYGLAEDFLASWLRERGHRDVVVSSKWGYAYVGDWRLDAEVHESKEHSLARFRPQWTESAELLGSAISLYQVHSLTPDSPLFTDEPLLDALAELAASGVRVGFSTSGPAQADVVRRACALEVAGQRVFTAVQSTWNVLEPSVGDALAEAHEAGSAVLLKETLANGRLVVDPPEPVRAVAAAHGVGPDAIAVAAALARPWADTVLVGPASRAQLASNLDGTRPVLSEADLAALAEPAENAEAYWARRSSLQWR, from the coding sequence ATGACGTCACCCCGCACCCGCATCGATCGGACAGGGCTCGGTCTCGCGGCGCTCGGCAGGCCCGCTTACATCAACCTCGGGCGCGACGACGCGTTGCCGGCCGAACGGAGTGTGCCCGCTCTGCGCGCGGCCACCCACGAGGTGCTCGACGACGCTTACCGGGCCGGTGTCCGGAAGGTGGACGTGGCCAGGTCCTACGGTCTCGCCGAGGACTTCTTGGCGAGCTGGCTACGTGAACGCGGCCACCGCGACGTGGTGGTCTCCAGCAAGTGGGGTTACGCCTACGTCGGGGATTGGCGGCTCGACGCCGAAGTGCACGAGTCGAAAGAGCATTCGCTCGCCCGGTTCCGTCCACAGTGGACGGAGAGCGCCGAGCTGCTCGGTTCCGCGATTTCGCTCTACCAGGTGCATTCATTGACCCCGGACAGCCCGCTGTTCACCGACGAACCGCTGCTCGACGCGCTCGCGGAGTTGGCCGCGAGCGGGGTGCGGGTCGGGTTTTCGACCTCCGGTCCCGCGCAGGCGGACGTCGTGCGCAGGGCGTGTGCGCTCGAGGTCGCGGGCCAGCGCGTGTTCACCGCGGTCCAGTCCACTTGGAACGTGCTGGAGCCCTCGGTCGGGGACGCGCTCGCCGAGGCGCACGAGGCGGGTTCCGCCGTGCTGCTGAAGGAAACCCTCGCGAACGGCAGGCTCGTCGTCGATCCGCCGGAGCCGGTGCGCGCGGTCGCGGCCGCGCACGGCGTGGGGCCGGACGCGATCGCGGTGGCCGCCGCGCTGGCGCGGCCGTGGGCGGACACGGTGCTGGTCGGCCCGGCGAGCCGTGCGCAGCTGGCGTCCAACCTGGATGGAACGAGGCCGGTGCTTTCCGAGGCCGACCTGGCGGCGCTGGCGGAACCGGCGGAAAACGCCGAGGCCTACTGGGCGCGGCGGTCCTCTCTGCAGTGGCGCTGA
- the arc gene encoding proteasome ATPase: MQHDLPGGRHEDADPSDTSGAGTTPDEQARQVRFLEEEVALLRRKLTDSPRQNRVLEQRLAEASERISQLTERNSKLVETLREARGQLLALREEVDRLAQPPSGYGVFVTAYEDNTVDVFTSGRKMRVSVSPAVEIESLRRGQALRLNEALTVVEGGDFERTGEVCALREVLAPETEGGSSRALVVGHADEERVVLLSDPLAEQTLKPGDSLLVDSKAGYAYERVPKAEVEDLVLEEVPDVRYEDIGGLSRQIEQIRDAVELPFLHSDLYLEYQLRPPKGVLLYGPPGCGKTLIAKAVANSLAKKVALARGDGDAADAKSYFLNIKGPELLNKFVGETERHIRLIFQRAREKASEGTPVIVFFDEMDSIFRTRGSGVSSDVETTIVPQLLSEIDGVEGLENVIVIGASNREDMIDPAILRPGRLDVKIKIERPDAEGAKDIFSKYLSDGLPIHADDLAEFGGDTKATIDAMIQHTVERMYEESDDNRFLEVTYANGDKEVLYFRDFNSGAMIQNIVDRAKKAAIKSVLETKQPGLRVQHLLDAIVDEFAENEDLPNTTNPDDWARISGKKGERIVYIRTLVTGKNQDSGRAIDTATNTGQYL; this comes from the coding sequence ATGCAACACGACCTTCCCGGAGGTCGGCACGAGGACGCCGACCCTTCAGATACGAGTGGAGCTGGAACGACGCCGGACGAGCAGGCGCGGCAGGTGCGCTTCCTGGAAGAGGAAGTCGCCCTGCTGCGGAGGAAACTGACCGATTCGCCACGCCAGAACCGGGTGCTCGAGCAGCGGCTCGCCGAGGCGTCCGAGCGGATCAGCCAGCTGACCGAGCGGAACAGCAAGCTGGTGGAGACCCTGCGCGAAGCACGGGGACAGCTGCTCGCTCTGCGTGAGGAGGTGGATCGGCTCGCCCAGCCGCCAAGCGGCTACGGCGTGTTCGTGACCGCGTACGAGGACAACACGGTGGACGTGTTCACCTCGGGCAGGAAGATGCGGGTTTCCGTGTCGCCCGCGGTGGAGATCGAGTCGTTGCGCCGCGGCCAGGCGCTGCGCCTCAACGAGGCGCTCACCGTCGTCGAGGGCGGGGATTTCGAACGCACCGGCGAAGTGTGCGCGTTGCGGGAGGTGCTCGCCCCGGAGACCGAAGGCGGCAGTTCCCGCGCGCTGGTCGTCGGGCACGCCGACGAGGAGCGGGTGGTGCTGCTGTCCGACCCGCTGGCCGAGCAGACGCTCAAACCGGGCGATTCGCTGCTGGTCGACTCGAAGGCGGGCTACGCCTACGAGCGGGTGCCGAAGGCCGAGGTCGAGGACCTCGTGCTGGAGGAGGTCCCGGACGTCCGGTACGAGGACATCGGTGGCCTGTCCAGGCAGATCGAGCAGATCCGCGACGCGGTGGAGCTGCCCTTCCTGCACTCCGACCTCTATCTGGAGTACCAGCTCCGCCCGCCGAAGGGTGTCCTGCTCTACGGGCCGCCCGGCTGCGGGAAGACGCTCATCGCCAAGGCGGTGGCGAACTCGCTGGCGAAGAAGGTGGCGCTGGCGCGGGGCGACGGCGACGCGGCCGATGCCAAGTCGTACTTCCTCAACATCAAGGGTCCTGAGCTGCTCAACAAGTTTGTTGGCGAGACCGAGCGGCACATCAGGCTGATCTTCCAGCGGGCGCGCGAAAAGGCGTCCGAGGGCACCCCGGTGATCGTGTTCTTCGACGAGATGGACTCGATCTTCCGCACCCGCGGCAGCGGGGTGTCGTCCGATGTGGAGACCACGATCGTCCCGCAGCTGCTGTCGGAGATCGACGGTGTCGAAGGGCTCGAGAACGTCATCGTGATCGGTGCGTCCAACCGCGAGGACATGATCGACCCCGCGATCCTGCGGCCGGGCAGGCTGGACGTGAAGATCAAGATCGAACGTCCCGACGCCGAGGGCGCGAAGGACATCTTCTCGAAGTACCTGTCCGACGGGCTGCCGATCCACGCCGACGACCTCGCCGAGTTCGGCGGGGACACCAAGGCCACGATCGACGCGATGATCCAGCACACCGTCGAGCGGATGTACGAGGAGAGCGACGACAACCGGTTCCTCGAGGTCACCTACGCCAACGGGGACAAGGAGGTCCTGTACTTCCGGGACTTCAACTCGGGCGCCATGATCCAGAACATCGTGGACAGGGCGAAGAAGGCGGCGATCAAGTCGGTGCTGGAGACCAAGCAGCCCGGCCTGCGGGTGCAGCACCTGCTGGACGCCATCGTGGACGAGTTCGCGGAGAACGAGGACCTCCCGAACACCACGAACCCGGACGACTGGGCCAGGATCTCCGGCAAGAAGGGCGAGCGGATCGTCTACATCCGCACGCTCGTCACCGGCAAGAACCAGGACTCCGGGCGGGCGATCGACACCGCGACGAACACCGGTCAGTACCTGTAG